The following are encoded in a window of Salinibacter ruber DSM 13855 genomic DNA:
- a CDS encoding type II and III secretion system protein has translation MIRSSRLRYVLLVLVVVVWGGGLGLPAEAQERPERRNTRTDISPELLVSFGQETSLSQFIEIINPIFERELGKRVVDPEDRAASIGVSISGMYYFDAFQRALEANGLTYRETDDVFLVQEAEPEERVDQTEAPAESGGEGGGPPATVDTREIRINAILFNLNLTKVRNRGLRWDEILGSTQGGGQGGGQGGGVGGGTGGGGTGGAGGTGGQRQNYAIQTENLFESVDNILQAPDQISLSQFRRFLNLVEQDNVGRTVANPQVTVQSGEQGEIQIGQDVPIQTTDFAGNTVTEFFSTGIIIDVTPTLLSQPVADTSGAPVLDFIHLNVDVEDSNSQPSGSGPIINRNQASTQILLLDNEATAIGGLISTQKTTRRSGVPILKDLPGWVFGLRYIFGSETTNVTKQELLIVLRAEIVDPLRARAKQEGNQELIDQRRRNAQKALRRLGERYAEDAEFPAPETEAQSTEKGSNPER, from the coding sequence ATGATTCGCTCTTCTCGCCTCCGGTACGTGCTGTTGGTCCTCGTCGTTGTGGTGTGGGGGGGAGGACTGGGCCTGCCGGCCGAGGCCCAGGAACGACCGGAGCGCCGCAACACCCGCACCGACATTTCCCCCGAGCTGCTGGTGTCCTTCGGCCAGGAGACCTCGCTGAGCCAGTTCATTGAGATCATCAACCCGATTTTTGAACGGGAGTTGGGCAAGCGGGTCGTCGATCCGGAGGACCGGGCGGCGTCGATTGGCGTTTCGATCTCGGGGATGTACTACTTCGATGCCTTCCAGCGGGCCCTGGAGGCCAACGGACTGACGTACCGGGAAACCGACGACGTCTTCCTGGTGCAGGAGGCCGAGCCGGAGGAGAGGGTCGACCAGACGGAGGCCCCGGCCGAGTCTGGCGGGGAAGGGGGAGGGCCGCCCGCCACCGTAGACACCCGCGAGATCCGGATCAACGCCATTCTCTTCAACCTCAATCTCACGAAGGTCCGCAACCGCGGGCTTCGGTGGGACGAGATCCTCGGCTCCACGCAGGGCGGCGGACAGGGCGGCGGGCAAGGCGGCGGCGTCGGGGGCGGCACTGGAGGGGGTGGAACGGGCGGTGCCGGGGGAACGGGCGGCCAGAGACAGAACTATGCCATTCAGACGGAGAACTTGTTCGAGAGCGTCGACAACATTCTCCAGGCCCCCGATCAGATCTCTCTTTCTCAGTTCCGCCGGTTCCTCAATCTCGTGGAGCAGGACAACGTGGGGCGCACCGTCGCAAACCCGCAGGTGACCGTCCAGAGCGGGGAGCAGGGCGAGATTCAGATCGGGCAGGACGTGCCGATCCAGACCACCGACTTTGCGGGGAACACCGTCACGGAGTTCTTCTCGACCGGCATCATTATCGACGTCACGCCCACGCTGCTCAGCCAGCCGGTGGCCGATACCTCCGGGGCGCCCGTGCTGGACTTTATTCACCTGAACGTGGACGTCGAGGATTCAAACAGCCAGCCCTCCGGCTCCGGACCGATCATTAACCGCAATCAGGCCAGCACCCAAATCCTCCTCCTCGACAACGAAGCCACCGCCATTGGGGGGCTCATCTCCACCCAGAAAACCACGAGGCGCAGTGGGGTCCCCATCCTGAAGGACCTGCCGGGCTGGGTCTTCGGGCTTCGGTACATCTTCGGCTCAGAAACCACCAACGTGACGAAGCAGGAGCTTCTCATCGTGCTCCGGGCCGAGATCGTGGATCCGCTTCGGGCCCGAGCGAAGCAAGAGGGCAATCAGGAGCTCATCGACCAGCGGCGTCGGAACGCACAGAAGGCCCTCCGTCGGCTCGGCGAACGGTACGCCGAGGACGCGGAGTTTCCTGCTCCCGAAACGGAGGCGCAGAGCACAGAGAAGGGATCGAACCCGGAGCGCTAG
- a CDS encoding four helix bundle protein — MDVDDLAVYRRSLKLAEEIWAEVEEWPSFAKYSIGEQLVQAADSIAANISEGHGRYHFGENRQFCYDARGSLQETITWLQKAKMRGLITDERYEELSDELTEIRKMPNGYVRSIGKNRSS; from the coding sequence ATGGATGTAGACGACCTAGCCGTGTACAGGCGCTCATTGAAACTTGCGGAGGAGATCTGGGCAGAGGTGGAGGAGTGGCCGTCTTTTGCCAAGTACTCCATCGGTGAGCAACTCGTCCAGGCGGCGGACTCAATTGCGGCGAACATCAGCGAAGGCCACGGGCGGTACCACTTCGGCGAAAATCGTCAGTTCTGCTACGATGCTCGCGGCTCACTGCAAGAAACCATCACGTGGTTGCAGAAAGCAAAAATGCGCGGTCTCATCACGGATGAGCGCTACGAGGAACTGTCCGACGAATTGACCGAGATCCGAAAGATGCCAAATGGCTATGTCCGCTCCATCGGCAAAAACAGGAGCTCTTGA
- a CDS encoding alanine/glycine:cation symporter family protein: MLQTIVDTLYDVVWTYGIPIGGGQYIPWVVLLLLGAGIYFTLRLAFVQIRQFPHGLAVTSGRYDDPDDPGDVSHFQALTTALSATLGIGNIAGAALAIHVGGPGALLWMWVTGILGMATKYSEVTIAQFYRNVEEPTEAEKGTWQQTWKGTVAGGPMYYIEKGLGSNWKPLAIFFAVMLMITSFLTGNAVQSNTVADVMNAEFGVAVWLSGLVLATIIALVILGGVTAIGRVTGILVPVMAAAYVIGALLVLAFNYTEILPTLGSVFTNAFNPSAGVAGTGAGAFLLTFTYGVQRGLFSNEAGMGSAPIAHSAAKTDEPASEGVVALLEPFIDTITVVTLTCLAILVSGAWGAEVPTEFNFDSGNADYRVENEGGIFPSSDTPEEIRIENGEQQVPNPDEDAQFAWRQAVVSSFYTSCANDCDEAEDLQEPFTGTLYPTKEVAVADDGTEYQVLYGEGVRSGAPLTRLAFERGLSPLGDWGGYVVILSVLLFAISTSISWSYYGDRCAYYLFGERAIFPYKVVFVLMNFTGAVTALTTIWTIGDIALGIVIVPNLIGVILLTDKVKEITDDYGARKPWLEESET, encoded by the coding sequence ATGCTGCAAACGATCGTCGACACCCTCTACGATGTGGTTTGGACCTACGGCATCCCAATCGGGGGGGGGCAATACATTCCGTGGGTGGTGCTGCTCCTGCTGGGGGCGGGCATCTACTTTACCCTTCGACTGGCCTTCGTTCAGATTCGCCAGTTTCCGCACGGCCTTGCCGTCACGTCGGGGCGGTACGACGATCCGGACGACCCCGGAGACGTGTCGCACTTCCAGGCCCTAACGACGGCGCTGTCGGCCACCCTCGGGATCGGCAACATCGCCGGGGCGGCCCTTGCCATCCACGTGGGCGGCCCGGGGGCCCTGTTGTGGATGTGGGTCACCGGCATCCTCGGCATGGCCACCAAATACAGCGAGGTGACCATCGCGCAGTTCTACCGAAACGTCGAGGAGCCGACCGAGGCGGAAAAGGGCACCTGGCAGCAGACCTGGAAGGGGACGGTGGCCGGAGGGCCTATGTACTACATCGAAAAGGGACTGGGCTCAAACTGGAAGCCCCTGGCGATCTTCTTCGCCGTGATGCTGATGATCACGTCCTTCCTCACCGGAAACGCGGTGCAGTCGAACACGGTGGCCGACGTCATGAACGCGGAGTTCGGCGTGGCGGTATGGCTCTCGGGGCTTGTACTGGCCACCATCATCGCCCTCGTCATCCTCGGCGGCGTGACCGCGATTGGGCGCGTCACGGGCATCCTCGTGCCCGTCATGGCCGCGGCGTACGTGATCGGCGCGCTCCTCGTCCTTGCCTTCAACTACACGGAGATTCTCCCGACGCTCGGGAGCGTCTTCACGAACGCCTTCAATCCGTCCGCGGGGGTGGCAGGGACGGGGGCTGGGGCCTTCTTACTGACGTTTACGTACGGGGTGCAACGCGGCCTCTTCTCCAACGAGGCCGGCATGGGCTCGGCCCCCATTGCCCACTCGGCCGCCAAGACCGACGAGCCCGCCTCGGAGGGCGTGGTGGCCCTCCTGGAGCCGTTCATCGACACGATCACGGTCGTCACGCTGACCTGCCTGGCCATCCTCGTGAGTGGGGCCTGGGGGGCCGAGGTGCCCACGGAGTTCAACTTCGACTCCGGCAACGCGGACTACCGGGTGGAGAACGAGGGCGGCATCTTTCCCAGCTCCGATACGCCGGAGGAGATCCGAATTGAGAACGGCGAGCAGCAGGTCCCCAATCCCGACGAGGACGCGCAGTTTGCCTGGCGGCAGGCCGTGGTAAGCTCCTTCTACACGTCCTGCGCCAACGACTGCGACGAGGCAGAAGACCTCCAAGAGCCCTTTACGGGCACGCTCTACCCGACGAAAGAGGTCGCCGTGGCCGACGACGGGACCGAGTACCAGGTCCTGTACGGAGAGGGGGTGCGCAGCGGGGCCCCCCTTACCCGCCTTGCCTTCGAACGCGGCCTCTCTCCGCTCGGCGACTGGGGCGGGTACGTCGTCATCCTGAGCGTGCTGCTCTTCGCCATCTCGACCTCCATCTCGTGGAGCTACTACGGCGACCGCTGTGCCTACTACCTGTTCGGCGAGCGGGCCATCTTCCCGTACAAGGTCGTCTTCGTGCTCATGAACTTTACCGGTGCGGTGACCGCCCTTACGACCATCTGGACCATCGGGGACATCGCCCTCGGGATCGTGATTGTGCCGAACCTGATTGGCGTGATCCTGCTGACGGACAAGGTGAAGGAGATCACCGACGACTACGGGGCCCGAAAACCGTGGCTGGAGGAGTCGGAGACGTGA
- the upp gene encoding uracil phosphoribosyltransferase: protein MENVTVVDHPLLKRDLTLLRREETPHGQFRKTVSDAAAILAYEAMRDIELEETSIETPLEQTTGYEIAEEVMVVPIMRAGLGMVDGFVRYVPEARVGHLGMQRDEETYRPVDYYSNIPSTIGHAHVFVVDPMLATGGSASFAIDHLKEEGGQDFTFACLVAAPEGVQKLREEHPDVPVVTAVLDRELDDNAFIRPGLGDAGDRIFGTRES from the coding sequence ATGGAGAACGTGACTGTTGTCGACCACCCGCTCTTGAAGCGTGACCTGACCCTCCTGCGCCGGGAGGAGACGCCGCACGGCCAGTTCCGGAAGACGGTGTCCGACGCGGCGGCGATTCTGGCCTACGAGGCGATGCGGGACATCGAGCTGGAGGAGACCTCCATCGAGACGCCCCTCGAACAGACGACCGGCTACGAGATCGCCGAGGAGGTGATGGTCGTGCCCATCATGCGGGCCGGGCTCGGGATGGTGGATGGCTTCGTGCGGTACGTGCCGGAGGCCCGCGTGGGCCACCTCGGGATGCAGCGCGACGAGGAGACCTACCGGCCCGTCGACTACTACAGCAACATCCCCTCGACCATCGGGCACGCCCACGTGTTCGTGGTGGACCCGATGCTGGCCACAGGGGGCAGTGCGTCCTTTGCCATCGATCACTTGAAGGAGGAAGGGGGACAGGACTTTACGTTTGCGTGCCTGGTGGCGGCGCCCGAGGGGGTCCAGAAGCTCCGCGAGGAGCACCCCGACGTGCCCGTGGTGACGGCGGTATTGGACCGGGAGCTGGACGACAATGCCTTCATTCGGCCCGGCTTGGGCGACGCGGGGGACCGAATCTTTGGAACTCGTGAGTCATGA
- a CDS encoding phosphomannose isomerase type II C-terminal cupin domain — protein sequence MFLDADDRPWGRWEEYLNEPGYRVKRIIVHPGQRLSLQKHEQRQEHWVVVRGTGVFTRNEEEIAVSEGDTCFIDEGDVHRIENTGDGPLVFIETQMGRCVEDDIIRLEDDYGRE from the coding sequence ATGTTTCTCGACGCCGACGACCGTCCCTGGGGCCGCTGGGAAGAATACCTGAACGAGCCGGGGTATCGCGTGAAGCGCATCATCGTGCACCCCGGCCAGCGGCTCTCCCTGCAGAAGCACGAGCAGCGACAAGAGCACTGGGTCGTCGTCCGGGGAACGGGCGTCTTCACGCGCAACGAGGAGGAGATCGCGGTGTCTGAGGGGGACACCTGCTTTATCGACGAGGGCGACGTACACCGCATCGAGAATACCGGCGACGGGCCGCTCGTCTTTATCGAGACGCAGATGGGCCGCTGCGTGGAGGACGACATCATCCGGCTGGAGGACGACTACGGGCGGGAGTAG
- the gatC gene encoding Asp-tRNA(Asn)/Glu-tRNA(Gln) amidotransferase subunit GatC, with amino-acid sequence MSVTRDDVRHVAQLARLDFSEEEEARMAEELSEILGYVEKLDELDTAGVPPMSHVLDVTNVFRSDEIEERIDRGQALEPAPDADNEHFLVPQVVE; translated from the coding sequence ATGTCTGTGACCCGCGACGACGTTCGGCACGTTGCACAGCTTGCCCGGCTCGATTTTTCGGAGGAGGAAGAGGCCCGGATGGCGGAGGAGCTGAGCGAGATCCTCGGGTACGTGGAAAAACTCGATGAGCTCGACACCGCCGGGGTGCCGCCCATGTCCCACGTCCTGGACGTCACCAACGTCTTTCGGAGCGACGAGATTGAGGAGCGGATTGATCGGGGGCAGGCCCTGGAGCCGGCCCCGGACGCCGACAACGAACACTTCCTCGTCCCACAGGTGGTCGAGTAG
- a CDS encoding MarR family winged helix-turn-helix transcriptional regulator: MGHILRDHIKQTEPFEDAAQEAMLNLFVAAAEVRRRVEQVCEKHDLQFSHHNVLRILRGVHPEGHPRCEIIERMLDPSPDVTRLIDKLVDRGLVRRTTSDEDRRMTIHTITADGLDLLERMGPEIREVQRWFDERVADRDLQHLSRICEGIYTGFQDDG; encoded by the coding sequence ATGGGACACATTTTGCGCGACCACATCAAACAGACCGAGCCGTTCGAAGACGCGGCCCAGGAGGCGATGTTGAATCTCTTCGTGGCTGCGGCCGAGGTGCGACGGCGCGTGGAGCAGGTGTGTGAAAAGCACGATCTTCAGTTCAGCCACCACAACGTGCTCCGGATCCTTCGGGGCGTGCACCCGGAGGGCCATCCCCGGTGCGAAATCATCGAGCGGATGCTCGATCCGTCCCCGGACGTAACGCGTCTCATCGACAAATTGGTGGACCGCGGGCTCGTCCGACGAACCACCAGCGACGAAGACCGTCGAATGACCATTCACACGATCACCGCCGACGGACTGGACCTCCTGGAACGAATGGGCCCCGAAATCCGCGAGGTGCAGCGGTGGTTCGACGAGCGGGTTGCGGATCGGGATCTCCAGCACCTCTCGAGAATCTGCGAAGGGATCTACACCGGCTTTCAGGACGACGGCTAA
- a CDS encoding nuclear transport factor 2 family protein, whose product MSDLNALDQELNEMILQGEILEAFDKFYADDVVMEEGDDRRVGKEENREYEEQFVGSLEQFHSAEIKARAIDEENSVTFSEWHNEMTLEGVGRVDQKQVAVRTWNDDGQITNEKFYQIG is encoded by the coding sequence ATGAGTGACCTGAACGCCCTCGACCAAGAGCTGAACGAGATGATCCTCCAGGGCGAGATTCTGGAGGCCTTCGACAAGTTTTACGCCGACGACGTCGTGATGGAAGAAGGAGACGACCGGCGCGTGGGCAAGGAAGAGAACCGAGAATACGAGGAGCAGTTTGTCGGCTCCCTGGAGCAGTTCCACTCCGCGGAGATCAAGGCCCGTGCCATTGACGAGGAGAACAGCGTCACCTTTTCCGAGTGGCACAACGAAATGACCCTGGAAGGAGTGGGCCGCGTGGATCAGAAGCAGGTGGCGGTCCGCACCTGGAACGATGACGGCCAGATTACCAATGAGAAGTTCTACCAGATTGGGTAG
- a CDS encoding sugar phosphate isomerase/epimerase family protein: protein MVPVWLTDTVTSDLNRALHYTQLWGLHGMELRTVGGPDDRIPFVNEKQIREQLEGTDLLLSSVVPSMFEGPVSDRAAWMNDLLQFEDTLELCRRVGCPRVTISPFAAEPGASLEPMAEALQQAGEKAAEYDFLVAVRNGPETACPTGQALAELLSRVDAPNVRAAWNPVGALRAGEDPATGLTALAGLVTLVRCSDGRVEGGRWVDTPLGDGAVGWAEQLEQLSAQGFQGPISLEMFLEPRPKHGLRSATTLIRMIRTVRAAAPSD from the coding sequence ATGGTTCCCGTCTGGCTAACCGACACCGTCACGAGCGACCTGAACCGGGCCCTCCACTACACCCAGCTCTGGGGCCTGCACGGCATGGAGCTGCGGACCGTAGGGGGGCCCGACGACCGCATTCCGTTCGTCAACGAAAAGCAGATCCGTGAGCAACTGGAGGGCACCGATCTTCTGCTGTCGAGCGTGGTGCCGAGCATGTTTGAGGGACCGGTGAGTGACCGGGCGGCCTGGATGAATGATCTCCTTCAGTTTGAGGACACCCTCGAGCTGTGCCGTCGGGTGGGGTGTCCGCGAGTCACGATCAGCCCGTTCGCCGCGGAGCCGGGGGCGTCCCTGGAGCCGATGGCGGAGGCCCTGCAGCAGGCTGGGGAGAAGGCCGCCGAGTACGACTTTCTGGTCGCGGTGCGGAACGGCCCCGAGACCGCGTGTCCGACCGGGCAGGCCCTCGCTGAGCTGTTGTCCCGCGTGGACGCGCCGAATGTCCGGGCGGCGTGGAACCCGGTCGGGGCGCTGCGGGCGGGGGAGGACCCGGCCACGGGGCTCACGGCCCTCGCGGGACTCGTCACGCTCGTCCGGTGCAGCGACGGGCGCGTGGAGGGCGGGCGGTGGGTGGACACGCCCCTGGGGGATGGGGCGGTGGGCTGGGCTGAGCAGCTGGAGCAGTTGTCCGCACAGGGCTTCCAGGGGCCGATCAGCCTGGAAATGTTTCTGGAGCCCCGTCCGAAGCACGGCCTGCGGTCGGCCACCACCCTCATTCGAATGATCCGGACGGTCCGGGCCGCGGCCCCTTCGGACTGA
- the galT gene encoding galactose-1-phosphate uridylyltransferase — translation MAPSYTPETRQDRITNRWVAFAPSRSDRPKHTEAESASSPPSEDPPVEGCPFCPGHEAMLPSVIWEKPQEAPPGWTTRVVPNKYAALAPDQNGAPRSGTLYRTRASRGRQEVIIDTPRHHQPLAHMSVAQVDAVLETYLQRYHAIRSADEELIPALFRNHGARAGASIPHPHSQLIAPNFRPPQIEREERAARARYEELGACPYCVMIENELDTEDRLVWTNEAFVVFVPFAAEVPYEMWILPRTHDPEFGRLAAEDRTALAQALRAVLQRLHQCLNDPDYNFFVRTALDYDTSQAHLHWSLRIRPRTTVQAGYEVGTGQRINPSIPERDAAVLRRPDGGTDDNPA, via the coding sequence ATGGCCCCTTCGTACACCCCAGAAACACGCCAGGACCGCATCACCAACCGGTGGGTCGCCTTCGCGCCCTCTCGAAGCGACCGCCCCAAACACACGGAAGCGGAATCGGCCTCGTCGCCCCCTTCGGAAGATCCCCCCGTGGAGGGATGCCCTTTTTGCCCGGGACACGAGGCGATGCTGCCCTCGGTGATCTGGGAAAAGCCGCAGGAGGCCCCTCCCGGATGGACGACACGGGTGGTTCCCAACAAGTATGCCGCCCTGGCCCCGGACCAGAATGGGGCTCCTCGCTCAGGTACATTGTACCGCACCCGCGCCAGTCGGGGGCGCCAGGAGGTGATCATCGATACCCCTCGCCACCACCAGCCCCTGGCCCACATGTCCGTGGCCCAGGTCGACGCCGTCCTTGAGACCTATCTGCAGCGCTACCACGCAATCCGTTCGGCCGACGAGGAGCTCATTCCGGCCCTCTTTCGCAACCATGGCGCGCGAGCCGGCGCCTCTATTCCACACCCCCACAGTCAACTCATTGCCCCGAATTTTCGCCCGCCCCAGATTGAACGCGAGGAGCGAGCGGCCCGGGCCCGATACGAGGAGCTGGGTGCGTGTCCGTACTGCGTCATGATTGAGAACGAGCTCGACACGGAGGATCGGCTCGTGTGGACGAACGAGGCGTTTGTAGTATTCGTCCCGTTTGCCGCCGAAGTCCCCTACGAGATGTGGATTCTTCCCCGTACGCACGACCCGGAGTTCGGGCGGCTCGCGGCCGAGGACCGTACTGCCCTCGCCCAAGCCCTACGGGCCGTCTTGCAGCGCCTCCACCAGTGCCTGAATGACCCCGACTACAATTTCTTCGTCCGGACGGCACTGGACTACGACACCAGCCAGGCCCACCTGCATTGGAGCCTTCGAATACGGCCCCGTACCACGGTGCAGGCCGGCTACGAGGTGGGCACCGGTCAGCGCATCAACCCCTCCATCCCCGAACGGGACGCGGCCGTGCTTCGACGTCCCGACGGCGGCACCGACGACAATCCGGCGTAG
- the def gene encoding peptide deformylase produces MILPIYVYGHEALRNETDPVQENTEALQELIDNMIETMHNAAGIGLAAPQVGRTERLFVVDLTPMADEIAEAGEPLPPQPMVFINPEIVEESEDTAEMEEGCLSIPEVREAVARPERIRMRYRDREFEEQELEAGGMLSRVLQHERDHLDGVLFTDYLSSFRKRLLRRPLREMVNGEVEADYPLVTKDDETVPSR; encoded by the coding sequence ATGATACTGCCGATATACGTCTACGGCCACGAGGCGCTCCGGAACGAGACCGATCCCGTGCAGGAGAATACGGAGGCGCTCCAGGAGCTCATCGACAACATGATCGAGACGATGCACAACGCCGCCGGCATCGGGCTGGCGGCGCCCCAGGTCGGGCGCACCGAGCGTCTTTTCGTGGTGGACCTGACCCCGATGGCCGACGAGATTGCGGAGGCGGGGGAGCCGCTCCCGCCCCAGCCGATGGTCTTCATCAATCCCGAGATCGTGGAGGAGAGCGAGGACACCGCGGAGATGGAGGAGGGCTGCCTGTCGATTCCGGAGGTGCGAGAAGCCGTGGCGCGCCCCGAACGGATTCGGATGCGCTACCGGGATCGCGAGTTTGAGGAGCAGGAACTGGAGGCCGGGGGCATGTTGTCTCGGGTTCTGCAACACGAGCGCGACCATCTCGACGGCGTCCTCTTCACCGACTACCTTAGCAGCTTCCGCAAGCGGCTGCTCCGTCGCCCCCTGCGTGAAATGGTAAATGGGGAGGTGGAGGCCGACTATCCGCTCGTGACGAAGGACGACGAAACCGTTCCGTCCCGGTAG
- a CDS encoding Na+/H+ antiporter NhaC family protein, which produces MSPSLGQEQGPIEVPDPVLSGIEFSVSVPGDSSLAARGAPTLRVAGASFSLSYDATEGAWTADDVSVASSGSANVEVVANDAVLRSTTTRTIPGWLSILPPLLAIGMALLYRRVVPALFFGIWVGAVIAIGITPWGAFKGLLDSFQVYVLNAMSSSSHVAIILFSLMIGGMVGIISKNGGTLGIVERLTGWASDSKRGQMVTGVLGVSIFFDDYANTLIVGNTMRPVTDRLRISREKLAYVVDSTAAPIATLAFVTTWIGYQVGLLGTAIQNIDGFAQGAYSVFLSSLPYNFYPLLTLFFVFLVAYSGLDFGPMYQAERRARETGEVLGKEAKVDEAASEGEELQPPDGTPFQAVNAVIPILVLVGGVLGGLYATGVQAAGVDAPLRDIIGEANSYTALMWGSILGVLVAAALSIGQGILDLEQTVEAWYEGLKSMLFAMIILVLAWALSNITEVLHTADFLVSVLGEWLPPGVVPALIFVLAAATAFATGSSWGTMGILMPLVVPLVWAVLVQNGMDDPSHYHILYSSVSCVLAGSVWGDHCSPISDTTILSSMASGCDHVEHVRTQLPYALSVGTVAIVFGTLPAGFGMPWWVGLLVGAALLYGLLKVVGTPVDTAEAPAEAPA; this is translated from the coding sequence ATGTCGCCATCTCTTGGGCAGGAGCAGGGCCCCATCGAGGTCCCGGACCCGGTCCTGAGCGGCATCGAGTTTTCGGTCTCGGTGCCTGGGGACTCCTCGCTGGCCGCGCGAGGGGCCCCGACGCTGCGGGTGGCGGGCGCCTCGTTCTCGCTTTCGTACGACGCGACGGAGGGGGCGTGGACCGCGGACGATGTCTCGGTCGCGTCGAGCGGAAGTGCCAACGTCGAGGTCGTAGCCAACGACGCAGTGTTGCGCTCGACCACCACGCGAACCATTCCGGGTTGGCTCTCCATCCTGCCGCCCCTCTTGGCCATCGGGATGGCGCTGCTGTACCGGCGTGTGGTGCCGGCGTTGTTCTTTGGAATATGGGTGGGCGCGGTGATTGCCATCGGCATCACGCCGTGGGGCGCGTTCAAGGGCCTGCTGGACAGCTTTCAGGTCTATGTGCTGAACGCAATGTCCAGCTCCAGCCACGTGGCCATCATTCTGTTCTCCCTCATGATCGGGGGCATGGTGGGCATCATCTCCAAGAATGGGGGGACCCTCGGCATCGTGGAGCGCCTGACGGGGTGGGCGAGCGACTCGAAGCGGGGACAGATGGTGACCGGGGTGCTGGGCGTGAGCATTTTCTTCGACGATTACGCCAATACCCTCATCGTGGGCAACACCATGCGCCCGGTCACGGACCGGCTTCGCATTTCCCGTGAGAAGTTGGCCTACGTCGTGGACTCGACCGCAGCCCCCATCGCGACCCTCGCGTTCGTCACCACGTGGATTGGGTACCAGGTGGGCCTCCTGGGCACCGCCATCCAGAACATCGACGGATTTGCGCAGGGGGCCTACTCGGTCTTCCTCAGCTCACTGCCCTACAACTTCTATCCGCTCCTCACGCTGTTTTTCGTCTTCCTCGTGGCCTATTCGGGACTCGACTTCGGGCCGATGTACCAGGCGGAGCGGCGGGCCCGCGAGACGGGGGAAGTGCTGGGCAAGGAAGCGAAGGTCGACGAGGCGGCCTCGGAGGGGGAGGAGCTGCAGCCCCCGGACGGAACGCCGTTCCAGGCCGTCAACGCCGTCATTCCGATTCTGGTGCTGGTGGGAGGGGTGCTCGGCGGGCTGTACGCGACGGGCGTTCAGGCCGCTGGGGTTGACGCCCCCTTGCGAGACATTATCGGGGAGGCGAACTCGTACACCGCCCTGATGTGGGGATCGATCCTCGGGGTGTTGGTGGCGGCGGCGCTGTCCATCGGGCAGGGCATCCTCGACCTGGAGCAGACCGTGGAGGCCTGGTACGAGGGCCTGAAGTCCATGCTGTTTGCGATGATCATCCTCGTGCTCGCGTGGGCCCTGTCCAACATCACAGAGGTTCTGCACACGGCCGACTTTCTCGTGTCGGTCCTCGGGGAGTGGCTTCCGCCTGGGGTCGTGCCGGCACTCATCTTTGTCCTTGCGGCCGCGACGGCCTTTGCGACCGGGTCGAGCTGGGGCACCATGGGCATCCTGATGCCGCTGGTGGTTCCACTGGTGTGGGCGGTTCTCGTCCAGAACGGGATGGACGACCCGTCGCACTATCACATTCTGTACTCGTCGGTGTCGTGCGTGCTGGCCGGATCGGTGTGGGGGGACCATTGTTCGCCCATTTCGGATACGACGATTCTCTCGTCAATGGCCAGCGGCTGCGACCACGTGGAGCACGTGCGCACGCAGTTGCCGTACGCGCTCAGCGTGGGGACCGTGGCCATCGTGTTTGGCACACTGCCCGCCGGCTTCGGCATGCCGTGGTGGGTCGGGCTCTTGGTCGGGGCGGCGCTCCTGTACGGCCTGCTGAAGGTGGTCGGCACGCCCGTCGATACGGCCGAGGCCCCTGCGGAGGCCCCGGCGTAA